One window from the genome of Xenorhabdus bovienii SS-2004 encodes:
- the recN gene encoding DNA repair protein RecN: MLTQLTISNFAIVRELEIDFRSGMTAITGETGAGKSIAIDALGLCLGNRGEANMVRAGATRTDICARFSLADAPSARKWLEAHQLDESRDDDNECLLRRTITADGRSRGFINGTAVPLSQLRELGSHLIQIHGQHAHQLLLENRHQRRLLDIYAGEFERQHEMKQAYQQWRQSCQALARFQQQALERRSRQQLLEYHLKELNELAPQVGEYQEQDSEYKRLANCGQFLSVSQNVLQILNDNDEQNIVSLLNYARNELTELASMDHKFNELLNMLEEAAIQINEVSDELRHYSDLLELDPNRLFELEQKISQQISMARKHHVAPEELPALHQQLLEEQHQLSQQEDDCAHLSELVSLHYQQALNVAEKLHQVRQQYAAELSQLITNSMHQLSMPHGRFTIDLTFEPEHLNIDGASKVEFNVTTNPGQPHQSLAKVASGGELSRIALAIQVITAKKMETPALIFDEVDVGISGPTAAIVGRLLRELGESTQVMCVTHLPQVAGCGHQHFYVNKQTDGEETETHMQLLDKKARLQELARLLAGNEVTKNTLANAKELLAA, from the coding sequence ATGCTGACTCAGTTAACCATCAGTAATTTTGCTATCGTTCGCGAACTGGAAATTGATTTCCGCTCAGGAATGACTGCAATCACAGGGGAAACCGGCGCAGGTAAATCCATCGCCATTGATGCTCTGGGCTTATGCCTTGGCAATCGAGGCGAAGCCAATATGGTTCGTGCTGGTGCTACCCGTACTGACATCTGTGCCCGTTTTTCACTGGCGGATGCACCTTCTGCCCGTAAATGGCTTGAAGCCCACCAACTTGATGAAAGTCGTGATGACGACAATGAGTGCCTGTTGCGGCGCACAATTACCGCAGATGGGCGCTCCCGTGGTTTTATCAATGGCACGGCTGTCCCCCTTTCCCAGCTACGTGAATTAGGTTCACACCTGATCCAAATCCATGGGCAACATGCCCACCAGTTACTTTTAGAAAACCGTCACCAAAGGCGTTTACTGGACATTTACGCTGGCGAATTTGAACGGCAACATGAAATGAAGCAGGCTTACCAACAATGGCGGCAAAGCTGTCAGGCACTCGCCCGATTTCAACAGCAGGCTCTTGAACGCCGCTCTCGCCAGCAATTACTCGAATATCATTTGAAAGAACTAAACGAACTGGCACCACAAGTGGGTGAGTACCAAGAACAGGATAGCGAATATAAGCGGCTGGCAAATTGCGGGCAGTTTCTATCTGTCAGTCAGAACGTTCTCCAGATCTTAAATGATAATGATGAACAGAACATTGTCAGCCTTCTGAATTACGCACGAAACGAACTGACTGAACTGGCCAGCATGGATCACAAATTCAACGAACTGCTTAACATGCTGGAAGAAGCAGCCATTCAAATTAATGAAGTCAGTGATGAATTACGCCATTACAGTGATCTACTGGAATTAGACCCTAACCGCCTGTTTGAATTGGAACAGAAAATTTCACAACAGATCAGCATGGCTCGTAAACATCACGTTGCTCCAGAAGAACTACCTGCCCTGCACCAACAACTTTTGGAAGAGCAGCATCAGCTCTCCCAACAGGAAGATGATTGCGCCCATCTCAGTGAACTTGTCAGCCTGCATTATCAACAAGCGCTCAATGTGGCAGAAAAACTGCATCAGGTTCGCCAACAATATGCTGCGGAATTAAGCCAACTGATTACCAACAGCATGCATCAACTCTCCATGCCTCATGGTCGTTTTACCATTGACCTCACATTTGAACCCGAACATTTGAATATTGATGGTGCCAGCAAAGTTGAATTTAACGTAACAACTAACCCGGGCCAGCCTCATCAGTCACTGGCAAAAGTTGCTTCTGGTGGTGAACTTTCCCGTATCGCACTAGCTATTCAGGTCATTACAGCCAAAAAAATGGAAACGCCTGCATTAATCTTTGACGAAGTTGATGTCGGTATCAGTGGCCCAACCGCGGCAATCGTTGGCCGATTGCTACGCGAATTGGGAGAGTCGACCCAAGTTATGTGCGTAACGCACTTACCGCAAGTCGCAGGATGTGGGCATCAACATTTTTATGTCAACAAACAAACCGACGGGGAAGAAACAGAAACCCATATGCAATTATTGGACAAAAAAGCCCGACT